In Meles meles chromosome 14, mMelMel3.1 paternal haplotype, whole genome shotgun sequence, a single window of DNA contains:
- the GPR183 gene encoding G-protein coupled receptor 183 has protein sequence MDNFTTASTAPQDNDCDLYAHHRTAGIFMPLHYSTVFVIGLVGNVLALVVIIQNRKKINSTTLYSTNLVISDILFTTALPTRIAYYALGFDWRVGEALCRVTALVFYINTYAGVNFMTCLSVDRFFAVVHPLRYNKMKRIEHAKCVCMCVWILVFAQTLPLLIKPMSKQEEERTTCMEYPNFEETQSLPWILLGACFIGYVLPLLIILFCYSQICCKLFKTAKQNPLTEKSGVNKKALNTIILIIVVFVLCFTPYHVAIIQHMIKKLRVPDLLECSQRHSFQISLHFTVCLMNFNCCMDPFIYFFACKGYKRKVMKMLKRQVSVSISSAVRSAPEENSREMTETQTMIHSKSLNGK, from the coding sequence ATGGACAATTTCACGACAGCCTCCACAGCTCCTCAGGACAACGACTGTGACCTCTACGCACACCACCGCACCGCCGGGATATTCATGCCACTGCATTACAGCACTGTCTTTGTCATCGGGCTGGTGGGAAACGTGCTGGCCTTGGTTGTCATCattcaaaataggaaaaaaatcaactctaCCACCCTGTATTCAACAAATTTGGTGATTTCTGATATACTTTTTACCACTGCTCTGCCTACACGGATAGCCTACTATGCACTGGGCTTTGACTGGAGGGTCGGCGAAGCCTTGTGCAGGGTAACCGCCCTGGTGTTTTACATCAACACCTATGCAGGTGTGAACTTCATGACATGCTTGAGCGTGGACCGGTTCTTTGCCGTGGTGCATCCTCTGAGGTACAACAAGATGAAGAGAATTGAGCACGCGAAATGCGTCTGCATGTGTGTCTGGATTCTAGTATTTGCTCAAACGCTCCCACTACTCATAAAACCTATGTCaaagcaggaggaggaaaggactACATGCATGGAATATCCAAACTTTGAAGAAACACAGTCTCTTCCCTGGATTCTGCTTGGCGCGTGTTTCATAGGATATGTGCTTCCTCTCCTGATCATTCTCTTCTGCTACTCTCAAATCTGTTGCAAACTCTTTAAAACTGCCAAACAAAACCCACTAACCGAGAAATCCGGTGTCAACAAAAAGGCTCTCAACACAATTATCTTAATAATTGTTGTGTTTGTTCTCTGTTTCACACCTTACCATGTTGCGATTATTCAACACATGATTAAGAAGCTTCGTGTCCCTGATCTCCTGGAATGCAGCCAAAGACATTCGTTCCAGATCTCGCTGCACTTTACAGTATGTCTGATGAACTTCAACTGCTGCATGGACCCTTTTATATACTTCTTTGCATGTAAAGGGTATAAGAGGAAGGTCATGAAGATGCTGAAGCGTCAGGTCAGTGTATCAATTTCTAGCGCCGTGAGGTCGGCCCCGGAAGAGAACTCGCGTGAGATGACAGAAACGCAAACAATGATACATTCCAAGTCTTTGAATGGAAAGTAA